A portion of the Cellulophaga algicola DSM 14237 genome contains these proteins:
- a CDS encoding RHS repeat-associated core domain-containing protein, translated as MYYNRFRYYSPDSGMYISQDPLGLESTNPNIYAYVHDSNSFIDPFELKELYALLAKKDGWYPVMEWGKKQPIGEMFLKKGDLWKIGETKNSLTRYSGKWLDKMGLDKGAKKALQALERMKLKGYLAWKGFLPPGNKACH; from the coding sequence TTGTACTACAATAGATTTAGGTATTATTCACCTGATAGTGGGATGTATATTTCCCAAGACCCTTTAGGTCTAGAAAGTACCAATCCAAATATATACGCATACGTACACGATTCTAACTCATTTATTGACCCTTTTGAATTAAAAGAACTATACGCTTTATTGGCAAAAAAAGATGGTTGGTATCCAGTTATGGAATGGGGTAAGAAACAGCCAATTGGAGAAATGTTTTTGAAAAAAGGGGATTTATGGAAAATAGGAGAAACAAAAAATTCATTAACAAGATATTCAGGAAAATGGCTAGATAAAATGGGCCTAGATAAAGGTGCTAAAAAAGCATTACAAGCTCTTGAAAGAATGAAGTTAAAGGGCTACCTCGCTTGGAAAGGATTTTTACCACCAGGAAATAAAGCTTGTCATTAA
- a CDS encoding DUF6531 domain-containing protein encodes MLLANKHFTPVLGIDIHIVILLGIPTPLPHPFIGMVMDPMDYIPFIGSTVNVNSVPKGNSQTAGMLGTYFHIPMGGPFLMAPMIGHDSMNFFGSTTVNAEDNYFSPSGHMLMTCSDIGMPLSLTPGKKMRPIPSMYLPTSMTIPLPMGKTVMLGGPYAPDLMGLLMGLVMSYGFGSIMKLGGKALKKFNHSVLKKFDATEGLSKKFCKMGFEPVDLVTGRMVYDGEDFIIPGPIPIQWERNWYSDSDYKGLMGHGFHSNYDLSLHVVQEEQTLVLRLPDGRITALPMLHIPEEEYYHREEKLTLRYIDTYTYEIVDKNSGLTYTYKKHTPALFKPTEISNTDGFKLQLEYNSANALTTIIDGIGRVVALKLDQYNRVTNIQVTHNQKVRQLISYGYNKEGDLIRITDALDQHTLMEYENHLMLKKTDRNGQAFYWKYDGNKTGAKCIETWGDGAILSGTLEYKKGHNIITNSLGHKTLYYFNELNLCTQVTDPLGGNIFHEYTAFMEPYRDIDEEGNSTGYSYDAQGNLTSIHQPDGAVVTFVYDEKDRLVLTKYPVGGAVVRSYKKDKLHAVIGTDGGVTSFDYNDKGLIKEVRDNAGNISELVYDDDYNLAQMYLPNEAVAEWEYDVWGRCIKTKNAAGHEESFIYDELDRVRQVVEPDQNQILFKYNAYDEVTEMHQRNGKIKFEYTPMGSLKMREERGRKVFFNYDTEEQLRYIDNEHGERYRFKRNSNGAIVQEIGFDGLTRYYQRDRAGKVQRVNRPQGRFTDYEYDNNGRITRAEHSDGTWETYSYNQNGQLIEAVNLHTKVQFIRNASGAVIAEYQDGHLLKSSYDKLGNRTKITSSLGAEIDLLRDRTGQIETMNAQVQSDETSAVEQKAIKANPWTANFAYNSIGMEVERVLPGGIVASKKYDEAGRPIQHTVTRGRNEMRYRTYKWNANDRLTKMVNELTEGIVTYSYDNFGSLAACKYENHDIDYKLPDEVGNLYRIKGQNDRKYNAGGQLAEANGVKYTYDEEGNLTRKITAKGDWNYEWYGNGMLKAVERPDQRTISFEYDALGRRTAKIDQPKFGSQGTITRFIWDGSVPLHEWNYELKNRPELVVDEFGLLTQSTPEPIDNLITWVFDENTFKPSAKITAEDTYSIITDYLGTPVEMYDSKGEKTWQVEYDIYGKVRKLVTGSLADCPFRYQGQYEDVETELYYNRFRYYSPDTGTYISQDPIGLASGEPNFYAYVPDVNSMIDVFGLSYGDLGKLNSKLSALEKASSNAANTRVLPDGRTRYYGAERASRTPGPTRGASYVTEYDPKTGNVRSWMESYDHSGKVNRVHPKMVNGVQVDLPHYPPTKADIDAGKATPSGKAIKGCH; translated from the coding sequence ATGTTATTAGCCAACAAGCATTTTACACCTGTATTAGGAATAGACATACATATAGTAATTCTTTTAGGGATACCTACACCGCTACCACACCCATTTATAGGTATGGTGATGGATCCTATGGATTATATTCCTTTCATTGGTTCTACAGTAAATGTAAATAGCGTACCCAAAGGAAATAGCCAAACAGCAGGAATGCTGGGTACTTATTTTCATATTCCTATGGGAGGTCCTTTTTTAATGGCACCAATGATTGGGCATGATTCTATGAACTTTTTTGGGAGTACAACGGTGAATGCTGAAGATAATTATTTCTCTCCTTCTGGTCATATGTTGATGACCTGTAGTGATATTGGTATGCCACTATCGCTAACACCTGGAAAAAAGATGAGACCAATACCTAGCATGTATTTACCTACCTCAATGACCATACCCTTACCTATGGGGAAAACGGTAATGCTTGGCGGTCCCTATGCACCAGATCTTATGGGGTTATTAATGGGACTAGTTATGAGTTATGGCTTTGGTTCAATTATGAAATTAGGCGGTAAAGCCTTAAAAAAATTCAATCATTCCGTTTTAAAAAAGTTTGATGCCACAGAAGGCTTAAGCAAAAAATTCTGTAAAATGGGCTTTGAGCCTGTAGATTTGGTAACAGGGCGTATGGTATATGATGGGGAAGATTTTATTATTCCTGGCCCAATACCTATACAATGGGAACGTAATTGGTATTCAGACTCTGATTATAAAGGACTTATGGGACATGGTTTTCATAGCAATTATGATCTTTCTCTGCATGTAGTTCAAGAAGAACAAACTTTGGTTTTAAGACTTCCAGATGGGCGCATTACCGCCTTACCAATGTTGCATATTCCTGAAGAAGAATATTACCACCGGGAAGAAAAACTTACACTGCGTTATATTGATACATACACTTATGAGATAGTAGATAAGAACAGCGGTTTAACCTACACTTATAAAAAGCATACTCCTGCCCTATTTAAGCCAACGGAAATTAGTAATACAGATGGTTTTAAGTTGCAATTAGAGTATAATAGTGCCAACGCACTTACTACTATAATTGATGGTATAGGCAGAGTTGTAGCCTTAAAATTAGACCAATACAACCGTGTAACCAATATACAAGTTACCCATAACCAAAAAGTAAGACAATTAATCTCCTATGGTTACAATAAAGAAGGTGATTTAATTAGAATTACTGATGCTTTGGACCAACATACGCTTATGGAGTATGAAAACCATCTAATGCTCAAAAAAACCGATAGAAATGGACAAGCATTTTATTGGAAATACGATGGTAACAAAACAGGTGCAAAATGTATCGAAACTTGGGGAGATGGTGCTATTCTTTCTGGGACTTTGGAATATAAAAAAGGGCATAATATTATAACCAATTCTTTAGGTCATAAAACCCTCTACTATTTTAATGAGCTAAATTTATGTACCCAAGTTACAGACCCTTTGGGAGGCAATATTTTTCATGAATATACTGCATTTATGGAGCCTTATCGCGATATTGATGAAGAAGGGAATAGTACCGGCTATAGTTACGATGCTCAAGGAAATCTTACCAGTATTCATCAGCCAGATGGGGCTGTAGTTACTTTTGTTTATGATGAAAAAGATAGATTAGTACTTACCAAATATCCTGTAGGCGGCGCCGTAGTCCGCTCCTATAAAAAAGATAAATTACATGCTGTAATTGGTACTGATGGTGGGGTCACCTCATTTGATTATAATGACAAAGGATTAATTAAAGAAGTGCGAGATAATGCCGGAAATATTTCAGAGTTAGTCTATGACGATGATTATAATTTAGCACAAATGTATCTGCCCAATGAAGCAGTTGCCGAGTGGGAATATGATGTATGGGGACGCTGTATAAAAACAAAAAATGCCGCAGGCCATGAAGAAAGTTTTATTTATGATGAGTTAGACCGCGTACGGCAAGTGGTAGAGCCAGATCAAAATCAGATTTTATTCAAATACAATGCCTATGATGAAGTTACAGAAATGCACCAACGCAATGGCAAGATAAAGTTTGAGTACACTCCTATGGGGAGTTTAAAAATGCGGGAAGAACGGGGCAGAAAAGTATTTTTTAATTATGATACCGAAGAGCAATTACGGTATATAGATAATGAACATGGTGAACGTTACCGTTTTAAGCGTAATAGCAATGGTGCTATTGTACAAGAAATTGGTTTTGATGGCTTAACTAGGTATTATCAACGAGACCGTGCAGGTAAAGTGCAACGTGTAAACAGGCCTCAAGGCAGGTTTACCGATTATGAATATGACAATAACGGACGAATTACCCGTGCCGAACATAGTGATGGTACCTGGGAAACCTATAGCTACAACCAAAACGGTCAATTAATTGAAGCGGTAAACCTGCACACAAAAGTACAATTTATACGCAATGCCAGCGGCGCAGTCATTGCTGAATACCAAGATGGGCATTTGTTAAAAAGCAGCTATGATAAATTAGGAAACCGTACTAAAATAACCAGTAGCCTTGGTGCAGAAATAGACTTATTAAGAGATAGAACGGGGCAGATAGAAACAATGAATGCACAAGTGCAATCAGATGAAACTAGTGCTGTAGAGCAGAAGGCTATAAAAGCTAATCCTTGGACTGCTAATTTTGCTTACAACTCTATTGGTATGGAGGTAGAACGGGTATTACCTGGTGGAATCGTTGCTTCAAAAAAGTATGATGAAGCCGGCAGACCTATACAACATACGGTGACCCGTGGGCGTAATGAAATGCGCTACCGAACCTATAAATGGAATGCTAATGATAGGCTAACCAAAATGGTGAATGAACTTACGGAAGGAATTGTTACCTATAGTTATGATAATTTTGGAAGTTTAGCTGCTTGCAAATATGAAAATCATGATATTGATTACAAATTACCTGATGAAGTAGGTAATTTGTACCGTATCAAAGGGCAGAATGACCGTAAATACAATGCAGGAGGGCAATTAGCAGAAGCCAATGGTGTAAAATATACCTATGATGAAGAAGGGAATTTAACCCGTAAAATTACTGCAAAAGGAGATTGGAATTACGAGTGGTATGGCAACGGAATGCTAAAAGCAGTAGAACGCCCAGACCAAAGAACCATTAGTTTTGAGTATGATGCCTTAGGCAGGCGAACCGCAAAAATTGACCAACCTAAATTTGGCAGTCAAGGGACAATTACCCGTTTTATTTGGGATGGCAGTGTACCCTTGCATGAATGGAACTATGAGCTAAAAAACAGACCTGAATTAGTTGTTGATGAATTTGGGTTGTTAACCCAAAGTACCCCTGAACCCATTGATAATTTAATTACATGGGTCTTTGATGAAAACACCTTTAAACCCTCTGCTAAAATTACAGCAGAAGATACCTACTCTATTATTACAGATTACTTAGGTACACCTGTAGAAATGTATGATAGTAAAGGTGAAAAAACGTGGCAGGTAGAATATGATATTTACGGAAAAGTTCGTAAACTTGTAACGGGTTCATTGGCCGATTGCCCTTTTAGGTATCAGGGGCAGTATGAAGATGTAGAGACTGAGTTGTATTATAATAGGTTTAGATACTACTCACCAGATACGGGAACTTATATCTCTCAAGACCCGATTGGGTTGGCTTCGGGAGAACCTAACTTCTACGCTTATGTACCCGATGTAAATTCAATGATTGATGTTTTTGGATTAAGTTATGGAGATTTAGGCAAACTTAACAGCAAATTAAGTGCGTTAGAAAAAGCTTCATCAAACGCAGCTAATACGCGAGTATTACCTGACGGAAGAACACGTTATTATGGAGCAGAAAGAGCATCTCGTACTCCTGGACCTACAAGAGGAGCGTCTTATGTTACTGAATATGATCCAAAAACAGGAAATGTTCGTTCTTGGATGGAAAGTTATGACCATTCAGGAAAAGTCAATAGAGTTCACCCAAAAATGGTTAATGGAGTTCAAGTCGACTTACCACATTATCCACCAACGAAAGCTGATATAGATGCAGGAAAAGCAACACCTTCAGGAAAAGCAATAAAAGGATGTCATTAG
- a CDS encoding RHS repeat domain-containing protein, producing MHEWNYQLKNRPELVVDEFGLLSTSKPEPIENLITWFFEENTFKPLAKITQENTYSIITDYLGTPVEMYDSKGEKTWQVEYDIYGKVRKLVTGSLADCPFRYQGQYEDIETGLCYNRFRYYSPDSGTYISQDPIGLAGGMPNMYSYVSDSNAYIDKFGLYSDLLGSGMGHHLMPRSIAKSLGIGELSPNNALAWYPNNGAGTADLHKQMHRNLINEGIPFHGSKFKGTSDEFFEAAKKAYKDIDTKGFMKIPGTDNKLLKNVTPLEGIEKLQDLHKKGKIPCK from the coding sequence TTGCATGAATGGAACTACCAACTAAAAAACAGACCTGAATTAGTTGTTGATGAATTTGGGTTACTGAGCACAAGCAAGCCAGAACCCATTGAAAATTTAATTACATGGTTTTTTGAAGAAAACACCTTTAAACCTTTAGCTAAAATTACACAAGAAAACACCTACTCTATTATTACAGATTACTTAGGGACACCTGTAGAAATGTATGATAGTAAAGGTGAAAAAACTTGGCAAGTTGAATATGATATTTACGGAAAAGTACGTAAACTTGTAACAGGTTCATTGGCTGATTGCCCTTTTAGGTATCAAGGACAGTACGAGGATATAGAAACTGGGTTGTGCTATAACCGTTTTAGATACTATTCTCCTGATAGCGGTACTTATATAAGTCAAGACCCAATTGGATTGGCAGGTGGAATGCCGAATATGTATAGCTATGTTAGTGATTCTAACGCTTATATAGATAAATTTGGATTATATTCAGATTTATTAGGTTCTGGAATGGGGCATCATTTAATGCCAAGAAGTATCGCGAAAAGCCTTGGGATTGGTGAACTTTCTCCTAATAATGCTTTAGCTTGGTATCCAAATAATGGAGCTGGAACAGCAGATTTACATAAACAAATGCATAGGAATTTAATAAATGAAGGAATCCCTTTTCATGGTTCAAAATTTAAAGGAACATCTGATGAGTTTTTTGAAGCAGCTAAAAAAGCATATAAAGATATAGATACTAAAGGGTTTATGAAAATACCAGGGACTGACAACAAGTTACTTAAAAACGTAACTCCACTTGAAGGAATAGAAAAGTTACAGGATTTACATAAAAAAGGAAAAATACCATGCAAATAG
- a CDS encoding type VI secretion system Vgr family protein, which translates to MPKMITPVLIIDGERFLPKSGYKVSIEQSMGTHSSFSVVFQTNATEGYGGTLMNNSISYSGKKISIGVNDGELEYVGIITSVALQKGIGASGAIVLSGQGASILLSRSVQCFSYEEGSSFSQVVSDTFNGHSKDLLKMSIGNGTNIRLPYTVQYNESDFSFLQRMCARYGVWMYDNGRTFCVGRTGDKQFNGVYGQDIQTFGLSTTLQSQNSGFTSKDWVNDSELESVSSSYSAQSGHMYAGNVKRESEGLFAKKENYSWNHNQNEYSGQQGLDHVAKVDTLSKAANMIIANGSSEIVGLRVGDNLTIEGVSFSDKTRRDAFGSYMVTKVAHRFDHSGNYENHFEGVPEGTEHPHYSAVFATPSAEEQRGVVLDNNDPDGLGRIKVQFGWQRRMGTSTPWIKMNTPYGGSGKGFYFIPELDEEVLVGFENNNPEKPYILSAGFNSSAKSGVADAENNIKAIMTRSGHIIELNDTDGGEMITIKDKHENVFQIDTVNNDVTINANNNVNINAVESIKLSAKNIELDAIEDVIVLAGKSVSASASENYNIQAKNKNEIVDESITVRSKSQENISEEIKMSSTSKDLLLFSQKSVDIQSNEKVKLF; encoded by the coding sequence ATGCCTAAAATGATTACCCCAGTGCTTATTATCGATGGAGAACGTTTTCTTCCTAAATCTGGTTATAAAGTTTCTATAGAACAGTCTATGGGCACGCACAGCTCTTTTAGTGTGGTATTTCAAACCAATGCTACCGAAGGCTATGGCGGAACTTTAATGAATAATTCAATCAGCTATTCTGGAAAGAAGATTTCTATAGGAGTTAATGATGGCGAATTAGAATATGTGGGAATCATTACATCGGTAGCCCTACAAAAAGGGATTGGCGCTTCGGGCGCTATTGTACTTTCAGGGCAAGGAGCTAGTATTTTACTCTCTCGCTCTGTACAATGCTTTAGCTATGAAGAAGGTTCTTCTTTTAGCCAAGTAGTGAGTGATACTTTTAATGGGCATTCTAAAGATCTTTTGAAAATGAGTATTGGTAACGGAACCAACATTCGTTTGCCGTATACCGTACAATATAACGAATCCGATTTTTCCTTCTTACAACGTATGTGTGCACGTTATGGCGTGTGGATGTATGACAACGGCAGAACCTTTTGTGTAGGCCGTACGGGAGATAAACAATTTAATGGGGTATACGGGCAAGATATTCAGACCTTTGGCCTCTCCACTACCCTACAGTCCCAAAATAGCGGCTTTACCTCTAAAGATTGGGTCAATGATAGTGAGCTAGAATCGGTTTCATCATCCTATAGTGCGCAAAGCGGACATATGTATGCAGGGAATGTAAAAAGAGAATCAGAAGGTTTATTTGCTAAGAAAGAAAACTACTCTTGGAATCACAACCAGAATGAATATAGCGGACAACAAGGTTTAGACCACGTAGCAAAAGTAGATACCTTATCTAAAGCCGCTAATATGATTATTGCCAACGGATCTTCAGAAATTGTAGGCTTGCGCGTAGGCGATAATTTAACCATTGAAGGCGTTAGTTTTTCTGATAAAACACGTAGAGATGCTTTTGGATCCTATATGGTTACCAAAGTAGCGCATCGTTTTGATCATAGTGGTAATTATGAGAATCATTTTGAAGGCGTACCCGAAGGCACAGAACACCCACATTACAGTGCGGTATTCGCAACCCCTTCTGCAGAAGAACAACGTGGTGTGGTGTTAGACAATAATGATCCTGATGGTTTAGGACGTATAAAAGTACAGTTTGGTTGGCAGCGTAGAATGGGCACCTCTACCCCATGGATAAAAATGAATACCCCATATGGCGGTAGCGGTAAAGGCTTTTACTTTATTCCTGAGCTAGACGAAGAGGTACTCGTAGGTTTTGAAAACAACAACCCAGAGAAACCCTATATATTGAGTGCTGGCTTTAATAGCAGTGCCAAAAGTGGTGTTGCTGATGCTGAAAACAATATAAAAGCCATCATGACCCGCAGCGGTCATATCATTGAACTAAATGATACGGATGGTGGAGAGATGATTACGATTAAGGATAAACATGAAAATGTCTTTCAGATTGATACAGTGAATAATGATGTTACCATTAATGCTAATAATAATGTAAATATCAATGCGGTAGAAAGTATAAAATTATCTGCTAAAAATATAGAATTAGACGCCATTGAAGATGTAATTGTACTCGCAGGTAAAAGTGTTAGTGCAAGTGCTTCTGAGAATTATAACATTCAAGCAAAAAACAAAAATGAGATTGTTGATGAATCGATCACTGTACGCTCAAAGTCTCAAGAAAATATTTCTGAAGAAATAAAGATGAGTAGTACTTCAAAAGATTTACTGCTATTTTCTCAAAAGTCTGTGGATATTCAAAGTAATGAAAAGGTTAAACTATTTTAA
- a CDS encoding DUF4303 domain-containing protein yields the protein MDLEKLREQIEVAVKNAFLIIIEKEKDIYSFALYSDENCETLSVESNTLEYLKKAKIDNEEEDSDHYSKYSLEEWDYSITKDINTFSDINKLLKEHFNLISFENKKEEKIFLKFQTSFYDVCVEVLSKLKSEGFFKEKLGKEIFITFGVTEYEFESSKQREIVKTLNDNKYAEEYLNWMNTL from the coding sequence TTGGATTTAGAAAAGCTTAGAGAACAAATTGAAGTTGCAGTGAAAAATGCATTTTTAATAATTATTGAAAAAGAAAAAGATATTTATTCTTTCGCTCTTTATAGTGATGAAAATTGTGAAACCTTATCTGTTGAATCTAATACTTTAGAGTATTTGAAAAAAGCTAAAATAGATAATGAAGAAGAAGATTCAGATCATTATTCAAAATATTCTCTAGAAGAATGGGATTATTCTATTACTAAAGATATAAACACATTTTCTGATATTAATAAGTTACTAAAAGAACATTTTAATTTAATTTCATTTGAAAATAAAAAAGAGGAAAAAATATTCTTGAAATTTCAAACTTCTTTTTATGATGTTTGTGTTGAAGTATTGAGTAAATTGAAGAGTGAAGGTTTTTTCAAAGAAAAGCTTGGAAAAGAAATTTTTATTACGTTCGGTGTTACTGAGTATGAATTTGAAAGTTCAAAACAAAGAGAGATTGTCAAAACTCTAAATGATAATAAATATGCAGAAGAGTATTTAAATTGGATGAATACTTTATGA
- a CDS encoding RHS repeat-associated core domain-containing protein produces the protein MYYNRFRYYSPDTGTYLSKDPIGLNSREYNLYAYVSDTNSIIDPFGLDWNYVLSNNGTPYYHGRASDNASMQDVANRHSKTTGTDGARFGEGDTMQRKTGVGTDPNAVRGIEQRGIAENDLLGRGSDKARGNKINGISEAKQGKAKGQLRLNSADDILNGKKVSELPTLDELKFKGGCKG, from the coding sequence TTGTATTATAATAGGTTTAGGTATTATTCGCCTGATACGGGAACCTACCTATCAAAAGACCCAATCGGGCTAAATAGTAGAGAATATAACTTATACGCCTACGTCTCTGATACTAATTCAATCATTGACCCATTTGGTTTAGATTGGAATTATGTTTTATCAAATAATGGAACTCCTTATTATCACGGTAGAGCTTCTGACAATGCTTCTATGCAAGATGTTGCTAATAGACATTCTAAAACAACAGGAACGGATGGTGCAAGATTTGGAGAAGGAGATACTATGCAAAGAAAGACAGGCGTTGGAACTGACCCAAATGCAGTAAGAGGTATTGAGCAAAGAGGTATTGCTGAAAATGATTTACTAGGCAGAGGAAGTGATAAAGCAAGAGGCAATAAAATTAATGGTATATCTGAAGCTAAACAAGGAAAAGCAAAAGGTCAACTTCGATTAAACTCAGCAGATGATATTTTAAATGGCAAAAAAGTTAGTGAGTTACCAACTTTAGATGAATTAAAATTTAAAGGAGGTTGTAAAGGATGA
- a CDS encoding PAAR-like protein, whose translation MSTGHVVVDGAICKCQFGDVPDVLVVQSQQKGYINDNAAKKLIANTMDLGSPFKAKTFGQCKLQPMGSSFKPCMPMITQWQEFYDKVILSNQGQILTEKSKATCAIAGAPCVEFTWHGQTAEGGGVGNTEEEADEEIQSQLNPLVNPNEEPFLAQELNGGSFDDTGKPIEKRKINVQIETIKTTFVPLGIADFDGNEENEYLKFKIKISENSADKMKIKVFQDGEPYYNNDIKESSMLSLGEHEWEWDGFGDYGDYDSKSFKDKDIAVEVTVWLDGQEKSHRISLEKKKSIGKEWVDVSIQRNIKEMIVTLRVNLRDGGEKGLNSASKIPLQAISNYGEQPITSREVSFEKLKNEVVKGINKHWSRDKTNSNQVSLKGELWNIKTIAEISKNGMVAPEIIFITNSKVKRSRNFILSRKLYYQIGYNYNKPWTNFPVNHPVFINKGWSFDSKSTIALDFQFTSAHEIGHELLTEYGGGFGHSYNHKNTSTTLSQETLSSQGNFPTNGEIDLMKYYKNYPKSKLDVDRVVASEDDLKGLIWLSKIIIE comes from the coding sequence ATGAGTACAGGTCATGTAGTAGTAGACGGCGCAATTTGTAAATGTCAGTTTGGAGATGTACCAGATGTTCTTGTTGTGCAATCACAGCAAAAAGGATATATTAATGATAATGCCGCTAAAAAACTAATAGCCAATACAATGGATTTAGGTAGCCCATTTAAGGCTAAAACGTTTGGACAGTGTAAACTACAGCCTATGGGTAGTAGTTTTAAGCCTTGTATGCCTATGATAACACAATGGCAAGAGTTCTATGATAAAGTTATACTATCTAATCAAGGGCAAATTTTAACTGAAAAAAGCAAGGCAACCTGTGCTATTGCTGGAGCTCCATGTGTTGAGTTTACATGGCATGGACAAACTGCTGAGGGAGGTGGTGTTGGCAATACAGAGGAAGAAGCAGATGAAGAAATACAAAGCCAATTAAATCCGTTGGTAAATCCTAATGAAGAACCATTTTTGGCACAAGAATTAAATGGTGGCTCTTTCGATGATACAGGAAAACCAATAGAAAAACGAAAGATAAATGTTCAGATAGAAACTATTAAGACAACTTTTGTCCCTTTAGGGATAGCTGACTTTGATGGAAATGAGGAAAATGAATATTTAAAGTTTAAAATAAAAATATCAGAAAACTCTGCTGATAAGATGAAAATTAAAGTTTTTCAAGACGGAGAACCATATTATAATAATGACATTAAGGAAAGTTCAATGTTAAGTCTTGGTGAGCACGAATGGGAATGGGATGGATTTGGGGATTATGGCGATTATGATAGCAAATCGTTTAAAGATAAAGATATTGCAGTTGAAGTTACAGTTTGGTTAGATGGTCAAGAAAAATCACATAGAATTAGTCTTGAAAAGAAAAAATCAATTGGAAAGGAATGGGTAGATGTTTCCATTCAAAGGAATATTAAAGAAATGATTGTTACTTTACGTGTTAATTTAAGAGACGGTGGAGAAAAAGGACTTAATAGCGCTTCTAAAATTCCATTACAAGCAATTTCAAATTATGGAGAACAGCCAATTACTTCTCGTGAAGTCTCTTTTGAGAAATTGAAAAATGAAGTTGTAAAAGGAATTAATAAGCATTGGAGTAGAGATAAAACTAATTCAAATCAAGTTTCATTAAAAGGAGAGTTATGGAATATCAAAACGATAGCAGAAATTTCTAAAAATGGAATGGTAGCTCCAGAAATAATTTTTATTACTAATTCAAAAGTTAAAAGATCAAGAAATTTTATACTATCAAGGAAATTGTACTATCAAATTGGATATAATTACAATAAGCCATGGACGAACTTTCCAGTTAATCATCCAGTTTTTATAAATAAAGGGTGGAGTTTTGATAGCAAATCAACAATTGCTTTAGACTTCCAATTTACATCTGCCCATGAAATAGGCCATGAGTTATTAACCGAATACGGTGGTGGTTTTGGTCATTCATATAATCATAAAAATACTTCTACAACTTTAAGTCAAGAAACGTTGAGCTCGCAAGGCAATTTTCCAACAAATGGAGAAATAGATTTAATGAAATATTATAAAAATTATCCAAAATCGAAATTAGATGTTGATAGAGTTGTAGCATCAGAAGATGATTTAAAGGGTTTAATCTGGTTATCAAAAATTATAATAGAATGA
- a CDS encoding DDE-type integrase/transposase/recombinase, with amino-acid sequence MVKSIKQPLETPLTLNECWSMDFMSDALTDGRKLCVFNVLDDCNREVLAIDAGLSYPARAVIETLDNLKDEIGTPKYMRCDNSPEFTSKTFMN; translated from the coding sequence TTGGTTAAAAGTATAAAACAACCTTTAGAAACACCTTTAACATTAAATGAGTGTTGGAGTATGGATTTTATGAGCGATGCCCTTACTGATGGTAGAAAGTTGTGTGTATTTAATGTTCTGGATGATTGTAACCGTGAAGTTCTAGCAATAGATGCAGGACTTTCTTATCCAGCGAGAGCCGTAATCGAAACATTGGATAATTTAAAAGACGAAATAGGAACACCTAAATATATGAGGTGCGATAATAGTCCGGAGTTTACCTCCAAGACTTTTATGAACTAA
- a CDS encoding transposase: MGIDKSTFYYRRKKYGGMEQQQLKRLEELEEENNKLKQMYADVSLDNKMLKDLLSKKF; the protein is encoded by the coding sequence ATAGGGATTGATAAAAGCACTTTCTACTATAGGCGTAAGAAGTACGGAGGCATGGAACAACAGCAACTTAAGCGTTTAGAAGAGCTTGAAGAAGAAAACAATAAGCTCAAACAGATGTATGCCGATGTGAGTCTTGATAATAAAATGCTAAAGGACTTATTGTCAAAAAAATTCTAA